Proteins encoded by one window of Archaeoglobus veneficus SNP6:
- a CDS encoding ribbon-helix-helix protein, CopG family: MAEKLRRISVAVDERTNDLLKTLARRKNKTVSEIIRSAIGMYSEIENGAGISPEKTVEYLELLSSKDHVIVDIELWTAILDELTQKGSEEFWELVEKIGYEHGIQYKAMGMTRIDDILSHLEKENWFKVNTNNGSYTLVLFTRSEQRILKVFLQSMFKAIGLPVEIIEGFRKLIIVKKNCSTDALC, translated from the coding sequence ATGGCTGAGAAGCTACGTAGAATATCAGTGGCAGTCGATGAAAGAACCAATGATCTGCTTAAAACTCTTGCAAGAAGAAAAAATAAAACCGTTTCAGAAATAATAAGAAGTGCTATCGGTATGTACTCAGAAATTGAGAACGGTGCTGGAATTTCACCAGAGAAGACCGTTGAATACCTTGAACTCCTGTCAAGCAAGGACCACGTCATAGTTGACATAGAACTGTGGACGGCCATACTCGACGAACTCACGCAGAAGGGTTCCGAGGAATTCTGGGAACTCGTCGAAAAGATAGGCTACGAGCACGGAATTCAATATAAGGCTATGGGAATGACGAGAATTGATGACATACTGTCGCACCTTGAAAAAGAGAACTGGTTCAAGGTAAACACCAACAACGGGAGCTACACACTTGTACTGTTCACAAGGAGTGAGCAGAGAATTCTTAAAGTGTTTCTTCAGAGCATGTTCAAAGCCATCGGTCTCCCGGTAGAGATAATCGAGGGATTCAGAAAGCTCATAATCGTCAAGAAGAACTGCTCTACTGACGCTCTTTGCTAA
- a CDS encoding universal stress protein: MITVQSNKSEAIPENRARVLLVISDSTGTDVAERVVKFVKSGFDAVVLVQYIVDMEPIPPMVSVEEEKRFFSEMREKGRRIVEKVISKLTSEGVDARFVGMHFGIADEEVLRAEKTLKPDVIIVGCRKSPLKGLSKGLAEKIVAEAKTPVLIAK; this comes from the coding sequence GTGATAACAGTGCAGAGTAATAAATCCGAGGCTATACCAGAGAACAGGGCAAGAGTCCTGCTTGTTATCAGTGATTCCACAGGGACTGACGTTGCTGAGCGTGTCGTAAAATTTGTGAAATCGGGTTTCGATGCAGTAGTACTTGTGCAGTACATCGTAGACATGGAACCCATTCCGCCCATGGTATCTGTTGAGGAAGAAAAGAGATTCTTCAGCGAGATGAGGGAAAAGGGCAGGAGGATCGTGGAAAAAGTCATCTCGAAGCTTACCAGCGAGGGCGTAGATGCAAGATTCGTTGGCATGCACTTTGGAATTGCTGATGAGGAGGTACTCAGGGCTGAGAAGACCTTGAAGCCTGATGTTATAATCGTGGGATGCAGGAAGTCCCCGCTCAAGGGACTTTCAAAGGGTCTGGCTGAGAAGATTGTTGCTGAAGCAAAAACACCTGTTTTGATAGCAAAATAG